One genomic segment of uncultured Desulfobacter sp. includes these proteins:
- a CDS encoding methylenetetrahydrofolate reductase C-terminal domain-containing protein has product MITAEQKPLQEILGYIAPYEKILVVGCNECVTVCAAGGRKEVGLLSSALRLNSAKEGKKLEVLEHTLERQCDPEYVDQLAELAGQVDAVVSLACGCGVQTVAAQYPMPVFPGVNTTFMGASESQGIWVERCMGCGDCMLGITAGICPITRCSKSIMNGPCGGSRNGKCEISPDVDCAWQLIWDRMVELGLQDRYEDLVAAKDWRPAGGGGPRKIVREDLASSKIITEDNA; this is encoded by the coding sequence ATGATAACAGCAGAACAAAAACCCTTGCAGGAAATTCTCGGGTACATTGCGCCCTATGAAAAAATACTTGTGGTCGGCTGTAACGAATGTGTTACCGTTTGTGCAGCAGGCGGCAGAAAAGAGGTGGGGCTTCTGTCTTCCGCCCTTCGCCTGAACAGTGCCAAAGAGGGCAAAAAGCTTGAGGTTTTGGAACACACCCTGGAACGCCAATGCGATCCGGAATATGTTGACCAGCTCGCGGAACTGGCCGGCCAAGTGGACGCCGTTGTTTCCCTGGCCTGTGGCTGCGGGGTTCAGACCGTTGCTGCCCAGTATCCGATGCCGGTTTTTCCAGGTGTGAATACCACGTTCATGGGCGCGTCCGAAAGCCAGGGCATCTGGGTCGAGCGCTGTATGGGCTGTGGTGACTGCATGCTGGGAATCACCGCTGGCATCTGTCCCATTACACGTTGTTCAAAAAGCATTATGAACGGCCCCTGCGGCGGCTCGCGCAACGGGAAATGTGAGATCAGCCCGGATGTGGATTGTGCATGGCAATTGATCTGGGATCGCATGGTTGAACTGGGTCTTCAGGATCGGTATGAAGACCTGGTTGCGGCAAAGGACTGGCGGCCTGCAGGCGGCGGCGGACCTAGAAAAATTGTCCGGGAGGACTTGGCATCATCCAAAATTATCACGGAGGACAATGCATAA